Genomic window (Phragmites australis chromosome 5, lpPhrAust1.1, whole genome shotgun sequence):
TTCCAGCCAAATATAATATGTTGTGGAGACTCCATCTGTTTGACTTTTTTGGACATTTCTAGCACTCGTTATTTGATTCTCATAGCCTTGCTTAGAATATATCCATACCTGCTATATGAGTTTGCATAcatatttatgtttttcttCCATGCTGCCATTGTTGAGGGTCAATTGATGAGGCATTAACTGCAACAATATGATGGGGTTGTCCTCATGATTCCTAGGTATTTAAGTCTCTGATGATCCCTCATCTTTTTTACGGTTTTCTTTGCCTTGTATATCTGGAACAGAGCTTGTTTTCCCCGTGGCTTTTCCCGTCACTCCACCAGTAGCTTCACATGCATCATGCCATGATCTTCTTGATTTGTTTGTCTAGATGTTATTAGACATACTCCCTTCTAATGTGCTCTACAATACTGGAATGGTAGAGCGTTTTAAGATTATGCTATGGTAATATGATTGGTAAGTATTATAAACCCAACACTTGCTATATGTCTGCTCATTGTTTATTGATTGGTAAACCTATATCTTTAAGCTTCCTTCAGGCTTAAGCTGTTTGAGTTTTCTATCTGGTTTGGGATGACATCTGTTTCACTTCTAACCTTGATGAATTTTGTGACATAGTGTTAATGTAGTGATTGATCATTTCAGATAACTGGAGTGTGAAGGCTATCAGGCGCAAGACCACTGGAACCGGAAGGATGAGGTACCTGCGACATGTGCCTCGCAGGTTCAAGAGCAACTTCAGAGAAGGTACCTGCCATTAGTTGTTGATCATTGCGAGTTAACATATGAAATCTCACCTTTATGTGTTACACTTACATTTGAAGCGATTCTaatttaattctttttctgTACTCCTTTCAATTCAGGGACTGAGGCTACCCCAAAGAAGAGTGCTGCTACTGCCAACTAAGTCTGGATGTTGCCATCAAGAACCTTAGACGCTAGAATTTGGAAACTTTTTTCCTTGGATTGTACTGTCTGAACTATTAGTCATAATACTATGAAGTACTGATGGTACTATATCACGCAACTTCGAATTTAAGTCAGATGAACATCAGAATTTCCTCGCGCTGTGCTTTGGCACATTTCTTTTTAGTGTGTGTGGTTTATTTGGCTGGCCTGGACGATGCGTTAGTCTGCCATTGTTTTGCAATGTGGTGCGACTAACCTCGCGATCAGTTGTACCTTCTTTGTTCGTTCCTTGTCTCTAAACAGACTTGCAATTGATGTGGTCATTTCTTGCAAAAGAATTTCATTTCGTTTATAGCGGGTAAGCCACATGTAAGTTGGGATATCAATTCTTTCTGGCGTCGATTAGGTCTGACCTCTGAAGCATATCAAATTATGCTACGCTATTTGGTCCATTGTAGGTCAGCAGCCTTGAACATCTGGATCGGATCGGTGTAAACAAGTCTTTCAGGAAACAATAACAGTAAATCTCTGTATTCTTCCACAGATAAACACAAGGGTCACACTAAAATTCAGTCAACTGGATTTTCGATTTCCTTCGGTCGATGCATAGTAACCGCTGGATCTGGATTGAGATTGGACGGCcatctactcttcatcctcctgaCCGAACCGATTCAATCGCGTTCTCTCGTGTGCTCGTCCTTGCCTCCCGTCCTCCTTCGGTtgtcctcgccgccgccactaCGTTAACCCATCAGCTCAGATCGTCTCGCCGTACCGCCCCCGCTCCCACCTCCTCTGCCTAGCTGGTCACCCTCCCTCGAACCCATTTTTATGTCCACCGGCCATTAGAGCCCCCCATAAACCCCCTCCCCTAACCCGGGGGCAGTGCGCACGTACACACGGTAGAGTGAAAAATCGCATGATTTCAGTCTAGTGCACCGTAGTAAATACATAAACATAAACATTTCCAATGCAATTGTCATGCTACAGCTAGGAACATCAAGGTCCACAAGCTGGTACTTCCTTTTATTGCGTTCCAGGAACGCAGCATTCTGATCCTCCCATCCCATGCGTAGGGGAGGTTGATCCATCAGTGTTCGCCGGACACCGCTTCTTGACGGCCGCCACCGCGCCCTGGGCCATCTGCGCCGCCTGCTCACCAGCCTAGGCACAAGAAAAAGATGATCCTGGGTTGTACTCAAATGACTGATACTGAGTTGCGCTTGCTCGGTGAGGAGATGCGGTGTTGCATGTTGGTGGTACCTGCTGAACGGTGCCAGCGGCgcggtggcgccggcggcggccttgACGGACTGGACCTCGCGGTCCGGCTGGCATTGCACACATGAAAACCCAAGCACGGTTaccacgcatgcatgcatgcgagcTAAGACTGAAACTGAAAGGAGGTGGCTCACCTCGGCCTCGGCTTGAACCTTGCCGGCCTGACGTTGCCGCTCTGCTTGTAGCTGTCCTGTCTAAGATAGAAGACAGATTGCTTGCTTGAGTACTTCACCTCTCGAGATTAAATAGGGAATGCCTAATTTGATCATGGCCGGACAACGCAAACGGAGACATTGCACCCCTTGTCTCAGTTTGGAGAgtcatcctcgtcgtcgtcgtcatcataaaaaatgattttttacaTTAATGTACAACTAATTAATGTTGATGGTAAATGTTTGGTTACAGGCTCCAAACCCTGCAGTAAAATCTACGTACATGAAGTCATCATTAACAGGAACTGAAACTCAAACgaagagaaggaaaaacatGCAGCTAGCTACGCGTAGTCGGTGTCTGGCGTGGTGCTGAACGCCGGCTTGTCCTTGTCCACCACGGCGGCGACTGCAGCGTTGTCCTTGACGTTGGTGGTGGCGCTGCTCCCGCTCTTGCGCCGCGGCTTGGCCTCGCCGAGCATGGTGATCACGTCGCGCATGGACGGCCTGTCCCGCGGCGCCCTCGCGGTGCAGAGCACGGCGATGCGCAGCACCAGCAGCATCTCCTCCCGGACGTGCGCGCACCGCCCGCCGACGTGCGGGTCCAGGTACTCCTCCACCGTGTTGCTACGGATCTTGTCCCGCACCCACCCCACGATGTCCTGCCCCTCCCCGAACTCCGCCTCCACCGCTCGCCGCCCCGTGATCAGCTCCATCAGCACCACACCGAAGCTGTAGATGTCGCTCTTCTGATCCACCTTGAGCGTGTACCCGTACTCTGCATAATTGAATTGCATCAAATAATTTGCTTCTGATCGCAATCAACAATTCAAGATTAATTCTCGAGCTGTAGCAAGATGCTAGCTTTGTCACTTGTGATACCTGGGGCGATGTAGCCGTAGGAGCCGACGACGACGGAGACGGACTCGTTGGTGCGCGCCAGGACTCGGGCGAGGCCGAAGTcggcgatgcgggcctccaTGTTGGCGTCGAGGAGGATGTTGTTCGACTTGATGTCGCGGTGGATCACGGGAGGGTGGCAGTCATGGTGCAGGTACGCCAGGCCCTGCGCCACGCCGGCCGCGACGTCGTAGCGCGACACCCAGTCCACCAGCGTGCGCCACTCCGACGGACCGTGCAGCGCCTCCCACAGGCTGCCGTTGGGCATGAACTCGTACAGCATCATCGCGTCCGTGTCGCTGTGCATGTATCCGAGCAGCCGCACGATGTTCCGGTGCCGAAGCCGGCCGAGGAGGCTCACCTCCTTGAGCACGTCTGCGGTCAGCTCCGTCGCGGCTGCCGCGTCGCCGTCCATTGGCGCCGGACGCCAGAGCTTCTTCACGGCGATcacggcgcgcgcgcgcgggagcTCGGCCTTGTACACCACCCCTGTCGCGCCCATGCCGACCACGTTCGCCTCCTTGACGCACGCCAGCACGTCGGGGCTTGTGAACCCGAGCCGCTGGAACGCCGTCAGCCGCCACGGCCACGCCCCCAACTCCCCGCCATGGTTCTCGTCGTTGCAGCACCCTGCGCCGTCCACGTACCACCGA
Coding sequences:
- the LOC133918204 gene encoding large ribosomal subunit protein eL37z-like, with the translated sequence MGKGTGSFGKRRNKTHTLCVRCGRRSFHLQKSTCSSCGYPAARIRKYNWSVKAIRRKTTGTGRMRYLRHVPRRFKSNFREGTEATPKKSAATAN